One window from the genome of Pseudonocardia hierapolitana encodes:
- a CDS encoding TauD/TfdA family dioxygenase → MSSPHLAPPLDVELRPGRTPLLHVEPTADAAGWTAQHRDGLRAVVTQHGAVLVRGLGLRNAAEVAAVYQRLGTGLMAEREAFAPRQTYVEGIYSSTKWPANQPMCMHHELSYTLEVPSLMLFACLTPPKAGGVTGVADSSAVMNQLPPDLVQRFAREGWMLVRNYNDEIGASYADAFGTDDRGAVEAYCRANAIQFEWRPDGGLRTRQRRHALVGHPTTGQACWFNQIAFLNEWTMDPDVHEYLVEAYGADGLPFTTCFGGGEPVGADIVELLNRVYEANTLREPWQAGDLLLVDNVRMAHSREPYEGEREVLVGMSAPLRMPVPAGVQ, encoded by the coding sequence ATGTCGTCCCCACACCTGGCGCCACCGCTCGACGTCGAGCTGCGTCCCGGGCGGACCCCGCTCCTGCACGTCGAGCCCACCGCCGACGCCGCGGGCTGGACGGCCCAGCACCGGGACGGGCTGCGGGCCGTCGTGACGCAGCACGGCGCCGTTCTCGTCCGTGGCCTGGGTCTGCGGAACGCCGCCGAGGTCGCCGCCGTGTACCAGCGCCTCGGCACCGGCCTGATGGCCGAACGGGAGGCCTTCGCGCCGCGCCAGACCTACGTCGAGGGCATCTACTCCTCGACGAAGTGGCCCGCGAACCAGCCGATGTGCATGCACCACGAGCTGAGCTACACCCTCGAGGTCCCGTCGCTGATGCTGTTCGCCTGTCTCACCCCGCCGAAGGCCGGCGGAGTGACCGGCGTGGCCGACTCGTCGGCCGTGATGAACCAACTGCCCCCGGACCTGGTGCAGCGGTTCGCGCGTGAGGGGTGGATGCTCGTCCGCAACTACAACGACGAGATCGGCGCGTCCTACGCCGACGCGTTCGGCACGGACGACCGCGGCGCCGTCGAGGCCTACTGCCGGGCGAACGCGATCCAGTTCGAGTGGCGGCCGGACGGCGGCCTGCGCACCCGGCAGCGCCGCCACGCGCTGGTCGGACACCCCACCACCGGGCAGGCGTGCTGGTTCAACCAGATCGCCTTCCTCAACGAGTGGACGATGGACCCCGACGTGCACGAGTACCTGGTGGAGGCCTACGGCGCCGACGGCCTGCCGTTCACGACCTGCTTCGGCGGCGGCGAACCGGTCGGCGCGGACATCGTCGAGCTGCTCAACCGGGTTTACGAGGCGAACACCCTCCGCGAGCCCTGGCAGGCCGGTGACCTGCTGCTCGTCGACAACGTGCGGATGGCGCACAGCCGCGAGCCCTACGAGGGGGAGCGCGAGGTGCTCGTGGGCATGAGCGCACCGCTGCGCATGCCGGTGCCGGCGGGTGTCCAGTGA
- the sbnB gene encoding 2,3-diaminopropionate biosynthesis protein SbnB, giving the protein MTGVPPFAVISGAQVQRALQGREKQVVELVEATYRLHGAGDSVNPPSYFLRFPDRPTARIIALPASIGGPIKVDGLKWISSFPENVSAGIPRASAVLILNDHDTGYPFACLESSIISATRTAASAALGADRLTRGRARPARIGFVGTGLIARYIHTFLAGTGWTFDEIGVHDLSADSAAGFRAHLERSGVAGRITVHDTAEELIRSSDLVVFATVASKPYIHDVSWFAHNPVVLHVSLRDLAPEILLASTNIVDDVEHCLKADTSPHLVEQLTGSRDFLHGTLDDVMAGRLSVPADRPVVFSPFGLGVLDLAVGKYVYDEVARSGELHVIDGFFHDLSRHG; this is encoded by the coding sequence GTGACCGGCGTGCCGCCGTTCGCGGTGATCTCGGGTGCCCAGGTCCAGCGCGCGTTGCAGGGCCGGGAGAAGCAGGTCGTGGAGCTGGTCGAGGCCACCTACCGGCTGCACGGCGCCGGCGACTCGGTGAACCCACCGTCCTACTTCCTGCGGTTCCCGGACCGCCCGACCGCCCGGATCATCGCGCTTCCCGCGTCGATCGGCGGGCCGATCAAGGTGGATGGCCTCAAGTGGATCTCCAGCTTCCCGGAGAACGTCTCTGCCGGGATCCCGCGGGCCTCGGCCGTGCTGATCCTCAACGACCACGACACCGGCTACCCGTTCGCCTGTCTGGAGAGCTCGATCATCAGCGCCACGCGGACAGCGGCGTCGGCAGCCCTGGGGGCCGACCGGCTCACGCGGGGGCGGGCGCGTCCGGCGCGCATCGGGTTCGTCGGGACGGGCCTGATCGCCCGCTACATCCACACCTTCCTGGCCGGTACGGGCTGGACGTTCGACGAGATCGGCGTGCACGACCTGTCCGCCGACAGCGCGGCCGGCTTCCGCGCGCACCTGGAGCGGTCCGGGGTGGCGGGCCGCATCACCGTGCACGACACCGCCGAGGAGCTGATCCGGTCGTCCGACCTGGTCGTCTTCGCCACCGTGGCGAGCAAGCCGTACATCCACGACGTGTCGTGGTTCGCGCACAACCCGGTGGTGCTGCACGTGTCCCTGCGCGACCTCGCGCCGGAGATCCTGCTCGCGTCGACCAACATCGTCGACGACGTCGAGCACTGCCTCAAAGCCGACACCTCGCCGCACCTGGTCGAGCAGCTGACCGGCAGCCGGGACTTCCTCCACGGCACACTCGACGACGTCATGGCCGGGCGCCTGAGCGTGCCGGCGGACCGCCCGGTCGTGTTCTCGCCGTTCGGCCTCGGCGTGCTCGACCTCGCGGTGGGCAAGTACGTCTACGACGAGGTGGCCCGCTCCGGTGAGCTGCACGTCATCGACGGCTTCTTCCACGACCTGAGCCGCCACGGCTGA
- a CDS encoding DUF1775 domain-containing protein, with product MLSAALRLVAVLVPLASLLVGAGIATAAPGGSGLVIEPDHVEPGARDVTLVFHMTDGAAPATGFRLFLPTGRPLVGVTAPTPPGWAVELTTTVLPGPAPSADGPVTEIVSAVAWTATEPRAAGAVDFTLHVDLMPEGAGPVRFRASRTDAAGSTVEWTDSWAEGGPKPAHDALKLALGTPRPAPVAADHGDHHGKAIAVPPPPPATPAGKATTVTAVLAATTALVMLLRALSRRQRRHLDRSMEP from the coding sequence GTGCTGTCTGCCGCGCTGCGGCTCGTGGCGGTCCTGGTCCCGCTCGCGTCGCTGCTGGTGGGGGCCGGGATCGCCACTGCGGCGCCGGGCGGGTCCGGGCTGGTGATCGAGCCGGACCACGTCGAGCCCGGCGCCCGGGACGTCACGCTCGTCTTCCACATGACCGACGGCGCGGCGCCCGCCACCGGGTTCCGGCTGTTCCTGCCCACCGGGCGGCCGCTGGTCGGCGTCACGGCGCCGACCCCGCCCGGGTGGGCGGTGGAACTCACCACGACCGTGCTCCCGGGTCCCGCCCCGAGCGCGGACGGCCCCGTGACCGAGATCGTGTCGGCTGTCGCGTGGACGGCCACGGAGCCCCGGGCCGCCGGAGCGGTGGACTTCACCTTGCACGTGGACCTGATGCCGGAAGGGGCGGGTCCGGTCCGCTTCCGGGCGTCCCGCACGGACGCGGCCGGGAGCACGGTCGAGTGGACGGACAGCTGGGCCGAGGGCGGTCCGAAACCGGCGCACGACGCGCTGAAACTCGCCCTGGGCACCCCCCGACCCGCGCCGGTGGCGGCCGATCACGGCGACCACCACGGTAAGGCGATCGCCGTCCCCCCGCCGCCCCCGGCGACCCCAGCAGGCAAAGCGACAACGGTGACTGCGGTGCTGGCCGCCACAACGGCCCTGGTAATGCTCCTGAGGGCGCTGTCCCGCCGCCAACGCCGCCACCTGGACCGCAGTATGGAGCCGTAG
- a CDS encoding DUF7455 domain-containing protein, with protein sequence MTTAVAHTVHAALTRHDRCDRCGAAAQVRALLPAGGELLFCGHHARAHAPRLREIGADLSPGP encoded by the coding sequence ATGACCACCGCCGTCGCCCACACCGTCCACGCCGCGCTCACCCGCCACGACCGCTGCGACCGCTGTGGCGCTGCAGCGCAGGTCAGGGCGCTACTGCCGGCCGGAGGGGAGCTCCTGTTCTGCGGCCACCACGCCCGTGCGCACGCCCCGCGGCTGCGCGAGATCGGTGCCGACCTCAGCCCCGGACCCTGA
- a CDS encoding Hsp70 family protein, producing the protein MDLGTTFVAAALASDTGVEMFTLGDRSVVTPAVVYLREDGALVSGDAAARRAVSSPDRIGREFKRRLGDPTPVMLGGTPYAVTVLLGTLLHDVLTRVTETEGIKPDSVVLTHPANWGPFRRELFDEVPHIAGLTAPRMVTEPEAAAAHYAASRQLSDGEIIAVYDLGGGTFDATVLRKHAGGIEILGVPEGIERLGGVDFDESILSHVNYVAGGALSELDMSDPQTAVALARLNQDCVLAKEALSIDTETTIPVFLPNRHFDVRLTRAEFEDMIRAPVESTIGTLVRTLRSAQVEPSQLSAVLLVGGSSRIPLVSRMISEELGRPTVVDAHPKYAVALGAAGLARVGGGTVRGDGAGGAPTTPVGEFPKAVPADAPAGASAGGHGAPAVPQERDEGGGLAATRMTPPPVAGTGAPPHQAAPAGHPGSDRPRSGAPDVTQGRPGFGPPPGPPPPPPLGGSRSGRNRVLLVVAAVIALLAVVGGIGYVAVDQFRADEQPPTAQPAPPAAVPEPPAAAPGPPAAAPSPAAAPASSVPVPSLGPTVPAGATSGFVVVSPNGRQAYIANRAAGVVTVVDTAVNRVTATIPVAAGPPQFLSFAPNGRTIYVSIWNDARTIAAVGVLDTTTNSMVATIPVRTRPYLAAVTCDGKSLYVPNHDSGTVSVIDTATNTVTTEITVAPNPHWIEFSTDGTRGYIANHESNVVSVLDMSNNTVIAEVPVDTSPHSVAVHPTRPLVANVNYDSSTVTMIDTGTEQVVARIPVGKKPQDITWAPDGRFAYTANVEDNSVSVINVDTMTVTATIPTGASPTSVAVHPDGTTGYVTNLEDGTLTLLNLAG; encoded by the coding sequence GTGGACCTCGGAACGACGTTCGTCGCGGCCGCGCTGGCCAGCGACACCGGAGTCGAGATGTTCACCCTCGGCGACCGCTCGGTGGTGACACCCGCCGTGGTGTACCTGCGCGAGGACGGCGCCCTCGTCTCCGGCGACGCCGCCGCCCGCCGGGCGGTCAGCAGCCCGGACCGGATCGGACGCGAGTTCAAGCGCCGCCTCGGCGACCCGACGCCGGTGATGCTCGGGGGCACGCCGTACGCGGTCACCGTGCTGCTCGGCACCCTGCTCCACGACGTCCTCACCCGGGTCACCGAGACCGAGGGCATCAAGCCGGACAGCGTGGTTCTCACTCATCCGGCCAACTGGGGGCCGTTCCGGAGGGAACTGTTCGACGAGGTCCCCCACATCGCGGGGCTCACGGCACCACGGATGGTCACCGAGCCGGAGGCCGCGGCTGCCCACTACGCCGCGTCCCGCCAGCTGTCCGACGGCGAGATCATCGCCGTGTACGACCTGGGCGGGGGCACCTTCGACGCCACCGTACTGCGCAAGCACGCCGGCGGCATCGAGATCCTCGGCGTTCCCGAGGGGATCGAGCGCCTCGGCGGCGTCGACTTCGACGAATCGATCCTCTCCCACGTCAACTACGTGGCCGGCGGTGCGCTCAGCGAGCTCGACATGAGCGACCCGCAGACCGCCGTCGCGCTGGCCCGGCTGAACCAGGACTGCGTGCTGGCCAAGGAAGCGCTCTCGATCGACACCGAGACGACGATCCCGGTGTTCCTTCCCAACCGACATTTCGACGTGCGGCTGACGAGGGCCGAGTTCGAGGACATGATCCGCGCCCCCGTCGAGTCCACGATCGGCACGCTCGTTCGCACGCTGCGCTCGGCCCAGGTCGAGCCGAGCCAGCTCTCCGCCGTGCTGCTGGTCGGCGGATCGTCACGGATCCCACTCGTGTCGCGAATGATCTCCGAGGAGCTCGGCCGTCCGACGGTGGTCGACGCACACCCGAAGTACGCCGTTGCCCTGGGTGCCGCCGGCCTCGCGCGCGTCGGCGGGGGCACGGTGCGCGGCGATGGGGCCGGTGGGGCCCCGACCACGCCGGTCGGCGAGTTCCCGAAGGCCGTTCCCGCTGATGCGCCGGCCGGCGCATCAGCGGGAGGTCACGGCGCACCTGCGGTCCCGCAGGAACGCGACGAGGGCGGTGGGCTCGCGGCAACGCGCATGACACCGCCCCCCGTGGCCGGGACGGGCGCTCCACCGCACCAGGCGGCGCCCGCCGGGCACCCGGGATCCGATCGTCCACGATCGGGCGCTCCCGACGTGACGCAAGGCCGACCGGGGTTCGGACCACCCCCCGGTCCACCGCCGCCACCCCCTCTGGGCGGCAGCCGGAGCGGCCGGAACCGCGTTCTGCTCGTCGTGGCAGCGGTGATCGCACTGCTCGCCGTGGTCGGCGGGATCGGTTACGTCGCGGTCGATCAGTTCCGGGCCGACGAGCAGCCGCCCACCGCGCAACCGGCACCTCCGGCGGCTGTGCCGGAGCCTCCGGCAGCCGCGCCCGGGCCACCGGCAGCAGCGCCGTCACCCGCCGCCGCTCCGGCGTCGAGCGTGCCGGTGCCGTCGCTGGGCCCCACGGTTCCGGCCGGAGCCACCTCCGGATTCGTCGTCGTCTCGCCCAACGGGCGGCAGGCCTACATCGCGAACCGCGCTGCCGGTGTCGTCACGGTCGTCGACACCGCGGTGAACCGGGTGACGGCCACGATCCCGGTGGCGGCGGGCCCGCCGCAGTTCCTGTCGTTCGCACCGAACGGCAGGACCATCTACGTCAGCATCTGGAACGACGCCCGCACGATCGCCGCCGTCGGTGTGCTCGACACCACCACCAACTCGATGGTCGCCACGATCCCCGTGCGCACCAGGCCGTACCTCGCCGCCGTCACTTGCGACGGGAAGTCGCTGTACGTGCCCAACCACGACTCGGGCACGGTCTCCGTCATCGACACCGCGACCAACACCGTCACGACCGAGATCACGGTGGCCCCCAACCCGCACTGGATCGAGTTCTCGACCGACGGCACGCGCGGCTACATCGCGAACCACGAGTCCAACGTGGTGTCGGTGCTCGACATGTCGAACAACACCGTGATCGCCGAGGTACCCGTGGACACCAGCCCGCACAGCGTGGCGGTGCATCCGACGCGACCGCTCGTGGCCAACGTCAACTACGACTCCAGCACCGTCACGATGATCGACACGGGCACCGAGCAGGTCGTGGCGAGGATCCCGGTGGGGAAGAAGCCCCAGGACATCACCTGGGCACCGGACGGCCGGTTCGCCTACACCGCCAACGTCGAGGACAACTCGGTGTCGGTGATCAACGTCGACACGATGACCGTGACCGCCACCATCCCGACCGGGGCATCGCCCACGTCCGTCGCGGTGCACCCGGACGGCACCACCGGCTACGTCACGAACCTCGAGGACGGCACGCTCACCCTGCTGAACCTCGCCGGCTGA
- a CDS encoding sensor histidine kinase — protein MRRSVERQLHDGAALRISALTLQLGLLRHRAAKAECDLHAHIDDFQNELHAVLQELRDVSSKIYPPLLDEAGLGPALREAADRMDVPVRVDAPDDRFGPAAEGAAYFAVVGCLEALPAGTATLDVVVRREDHTLAVDVVGVEVRHADAMLGAVRRLDGAIDVAGGPHFGTITVRIPCE, from the coding sequence ATGCGCCGCAGCGTGGAACGGCAGTTGCACGACGGCGCAGCACTGCGGATCTCCGCGCTCACGCTGCAGCTCGGGCTGCTGCGCCATCGTGCCGCGAAGGCCGAATGCGACCTCCATGCTCACATCGACGACTTCCAGAACGAGCTGCACGCCGTGCTGCAGGAACTGCGGGACGTCTCCAGCAAGATCTACCCCCCGCTGCTCGACGAGGCAGGCCTCGGGCCGGCCCTGCGTGAGGCGGCCGACCGGATGGACGTGCCGGTGCGGGTGGACGCCCCCGATGACCGGTTCGGACCCGCGGCCGAGGGCGCCGCCTACTTCGCCGTGGTCGGGTGCCTGGAGGCCCTTCCGGCCGGCACAGCCACTCTCGACGTCGTCGTGCGGCGGGAGGACCACACGCTCGCCGTGGACGTCGTCGGCGTCGAGGTGCGCCACGCCGACGCGATGCTGGGGGCCGTCCGGCGCCTGGACGGTGCGATCGACGTGGCGGGCGGACCGCACTTCGGCACTATCACTGTGAGGATCCCATGCGAGTAG
- a CDS encoding response regulator transcription factor, which translates to MRVALAEDGALFREGLLMLLEAAGHEVVGSTADGDSLVKLLAEEPADIAILDIRMPPEPDGGLVTAERLRAAHPDMGLLFLSHYAESHYLMRILQIGTEAIGYRLKEKVGSVDVLSDTLARISSGEIVIEPVLARRLVERPRGERKGVISTLSERELDVLRLMAEGRSNNGIAGQLFVTPKAVEKHIANIFGKLNLHADTTEHHRRVLAVLTYLRSQRDGD; encoded by the coding sequence ATGCGAGTAGCGCTTGCCGAGGACGGAGCTCTCTTCCGCGAGGGCCTGCTCATGCTCCTGGAGGCGGCGGGGCACGAGGTCGTGGGCAGCACCGCCGACGGCGACTCCCTCGTCAAGCTCCTGGCCGAGGAACCGGCGGACATCGCCATCCTCGACATCCGCATGCCGCCCGAGCCGGACGGCGGCCTGGTCACGGCGGAACGCCTGCGTGCCGCGCACCCGGACATGGGGCTGCTGTTCCTGTCCCACTACGCCGAGTCGCACTACCTGATGCGCATCCTGCAGATCGGGACGGAGGCCATCGGCTACCGCCTCAAGGAGAAGGTCGGGAGCGTTGACGTCCTCAGCGACACGCTCGCGCGGATCAGCAGCGGTGAGATCGTCATCGAGCCGGTGCTCGCCAGGCGGCTGGTGGAGCGTCCGCGCGGGGAGCGGAAGGGGGTCATCTCCACGCTGTCCGAGCGCGAGCTCGACGTGCTGCGTCTCATGGCGGAAGGCCGGTCGAACAACGGCATCGCCGGGCAGCTCTTCGTCACGCCGAAGGCGGTCGAGAAGCACATCGCCAACATCTTCGGGAAGCTGAACCTGCACGCCGACACCACTGAGCACCACCGCAGGGTGCTGGCTGTGCTCACCTACCTGCGCTCCCAGCGCGACGGCGACTGA
- a CDS encoding ATP-binding protein: MTAVARRVLAVAAFWALVVACAVLSLLSLAAGAVGWAASREPLIGWLGLQGVLDYGLSVLALVAAGVLVAGRDKSWSSRLLLLAMVASAGAFNVQAIAVVMVVDVATGLQIGLFHQELLPAIAVAAYVLALLVFPPEREPGAVRSARTALVLAGAGALLLAGFGSVLLSPIVSCVLFFGFLGPVVGVMVLPSQIRTAPTATARTQARLLFSVVAVASAIAIVLAVITILMWTTGWGSLLLLADPTAEASGEPTALLFWFSRLASIAIAGAVFVATRPGGLWNAERLFSRGLAAGLTAALIGGGYCLVRTSTAGLLLEDGVLLSAVLATVLAAVTLRPAYVRVERWTDRLLFGTRPTPYSVLAGVTALSRVTATDAPDLARVAEAVGRGLGAATCRLTVTRPGLRDRSYTWAEGEARDPDELVQVVVRHGTEAIGTLAVDYAAVAGLQEQRQHLLEDVADSLGAVLQASRYGIELERQLRAALAHASEIAASRRAVVAEMDGERRRIERDLHDGAQHHLVSLRLALGLVEHQVSTAQFGKARARLEQVSDQIDVAESILAETAMGVSAPLLAELGLLRALEKELAGGEPPVAVDASGVAGDGRFSHDVESAVYFSCLEAVNNARKHAQGATIGVRLYTEDGHLRFVVQDDGPGWDQSRATGSPGRGLRNVTTRISTVGGRIDVRSAPGQGTTVDGSVPLPQPSATSTGGPSPVAAAAGNRPAAPDVAAEATHPLIDQVRDAVREARDRYRSTPRADAVGVLAERLDAPLRIGVSGDGAASVALRQALAALGPDGTPGDAALIDVAVPAGRPAPHADAFVVLLRRDAGGNVLLPDQPFGTAWHRSAHAIGALLVDGPVDEAAQRVAVACAAGPEVRQLCHVVVPVAPAFARAGERLSDEQFRILQVRAEGGSADGGFDDDIAEPLGEAATVPVAAVGSGPIRADGRRAVPAGRGAGAPAFVVPAADVPERERPVPFERAAVRFAVTEIRSGRAPTREALAAALEQGSGLPRLRELMAERLTRRADAVKSRGVLLALEDLVRHEPPPVGGDGLRYRLDRIRSRAFELTELDVVDAVRAGELDLPDSERRAVERLLGAAGADPRTRLGLAPDAAQQEVAHAAAEQLASWQRRAANPLTGVELRKAAAVLVQTCERLIVGSDHFRTGPVRKGP, from the coding sequence ATGACCGCCGTCGCGCGCCGTGTCCTCGCCGTCGCCGCCTTCTGGGCGCTCGTGGTCGCCTGCGCCGTGCTGTCACTGCTGTCGCTCGCCGCCGGCGCGGTCGGGTGGGCGGCGTCCCGGGAACCGCTGATCGGCTGGCTCGGTCTGCAGGGTGTCCTCGACTACGGCCTCAGCGTGCTCGCGCTCGTCGCCGCGGGTGTGTTGGTCGCCGGCAGGGACAAGAGCTGGTCGAGCCGGCTGCTGCTGCTCGCGATGGTCGCGTCGGCCGGGGCCTTCAACGTGCAGGCGATTGCCGTGGTCATGGTGGTCGACGTGGCGACGGGCCTGCAGATCGGCCTGTTCCACCAGGAGTTGCTCCCGGCGATCGCGGTTGCGGCCTACGTCCTCGCGTTGCTGGTCTTCCCGCCCGAGCGCGAGCCCGGCGCCGTCCGGTCGGCCCGCACCGCACTGGTACTGGCCGGTGCCGGAGCGCTGCTGCTGGCCGGGTTCGGCTCCGTACTGCTGTCGCCCATCGTGAGCTGCGTGCTGTTCTTCGGGTTCCTCGGGCCGGTCGTCGGTGTCATGGTCCTGCCCAGTCAGATCAGGACCGCCCCGACGGCGACGGCGCGCACGCAGGCGCGACTGCTGTTCAGCGTGGTCGCGGTCGCATCCGCCATCGCGATCGTCCTCGCCGTGATCACGATCCTGATGTGGACGACCGGCTGGGGCAGCTTGCTCCTCCTGGCGGACCCGACCGCCGAGGCGAGCGGCGAGCCGACCGCGCTGCTGTTCTGGTTCTCCCGGCTCGCCAGCATCGCGATCGCGGGTGCGGTGTTCGTCGCGACCCGGCCCGGTGGTTTGTGGAACGCAGAGCGCCTGTTCAGCCGCGGGCTGGCGGCGGGGCTGACAGCGGCGCTGATCGGAGGCGGCTACTGCCTGGTGCGCACCAGCACGGCGGGTCTGCTGCTCGAGGACGGCGTGCTCCTCTCCGCCGTGCTCGCGACCGTCCTGGCGGCGGTGACGCTGCGTCCTGCCTACGTGCGGGTCGAACGGTGGACCGATCGGCTCCTCTTCGGCACCCGGCCCACCCCGTACAGCGTGCTCGCCGGGGTCACGGCGCTCTCCCGCGTCACCGCGACCGACGCCCCGGACCTGGCGCGCGTCGCGGAGGCCGTCGGGCGCGGGCTGGGGGCCGCCACCTGCCGGCTGACGGTCACCCGGCCCGGGCTGCGCGACCGCAGCTACACCTGGGCCGAGGGGGAGGCGCGCGATCCGGACGAGCTCGTCCAGGTGGTCGTCCGCCACGGGACGGAGGCCATCGGCACGCTCGCGGTGGACTACGCCGCCGTCGCGGGTCTGCAGGAGCAGCGGCAGCACCTGCTGGAGGACGTCGCCGACAGCCTCGGCGCCGTGTTGCAGGCGAGCCGGTACGGCATCGAGCTGGAGCGGCAGCTGCGGGCTGCCCTCGCGCACGCGAGTGAGATCGCCGCGTCGCGGCGTGCCGTCGTCGCCGAGATGGACGGGGAGCGGCGGCGCATCGAGCGAGACCTGCACGACGGTGCGCAGCACCACCTCGTGTCGCTGCGGCTCGCGCTCGGCCTGGTGGAGCACCAGGTCTCCACGGCCCAGTTCGGCAAGGCGCGGGCGCGGCTCGAGCAGGTCAGCGATCAGATCGACGTGGCGGAGTCGATCCTCGCGGAGACCGCCATGGGGGTGTCGGCGCCGCTGCTGGCCGAGTTGGGGCTCCTCAGGGCGCTGGAGAAGGAGCTGGCGGGGGGCGAGCCACCGGTCGCGGTGGATGCGAGCGGCGTGGCCGGGGACGGCCGGTTCTCCCACGATGTGGAGTCGGCGGTGTATTTCAGCTGCCTGGAGGCCGTGAACAACGCGCGCAAGCACGCGCAGGGGGCCACGATCGGTGTGCGCCTGTACACCGAGGACGGCCACCTGCGCTTCGTCGTGCAGGACGACGGTCCGGGTTGGGACCAGAGCCGCGCGACCGGGTCGCCGGGGCGGGGCCTGCGCAACGTCACCACCCGGATCTCCACCGTCGGCGGACGGATCGACGTCCGGTCCGCTCCCGGGCAAGGCACGACGGTGGACGGCTCGGTGCCCCTTCCGCAGCCGTCCGCGACGTCGACCGGTGGCCCGTCCCCCGTCGCGGCGGCCGCCGGGAACCGTCCGGCTGCTCCGGACGTCGCCGCCGAGGCGACCCATCCCCTCATCGACCAGGTACGCGACGCCGTCCGGGAGGCACGAGACCGCTACCGCAGCACCCCACGCGCCGATGCCGTGGGCGTGCTCGCAGAGCGACTCGACGCGCCGCTGCGGATCGGGGTGTCGGGCGACGGCGCGGCGTCGGTGGCGCTACGGCAGGCCCTCGCGGCACTCGGCCCGGACGGGACACCGGGCGATGCTGCGCTGATCGATGTCGCGGTACCGGCGGGACGCCCGGCGCCGCATGCCGATGCTTTCGTGGTGCTGCTGCGCCGTGACGCCGGCGGCAACGTGCTCCTGCCCGATCAGCCCTTCGGCACGGCGTGGCATCGCTCTGCTCACGCGATCGGGGCGCTCCTGGTCGACGGGCCGGTGGACGAGGCCGCGCAGCGGGTGGCGGTCGCGTGCGCGGCGGGGCCCGAGGTGCGGCAGCTGTGCCATGTCGTCGTGCCCGTGGCACCTGCGTTCGCGCGGGCGGGTGAACGGTTGTCCGACGAGCAGTTCCGCATCCTGCAGGTCCGGGCGGAGGGCGGGTCCGCGGACGGCGGCTTCGACGACGACATCGCGGAACCGTTGGGCGAGGCGGCGACCGTTCCCGTGGCGGCTGTCGGCTCGGGCCCGATCCGGGCCGACGGCCGTCGCGCCGTCCCGGCCGGTCGCGGCGCGGGTGCTCCGGCGTTCGTCGTGCCCGCAGCTGATGTCCCCGAGCGGGAGCGGCCGGTCCCGTTCGAGCGTGCGGCCGTGCGGTTCGCCGTCACGGAGATCCGGTCCGGGCGAGCCCCGACCCGGGAGGCGCTCGCTGCCGCGCTCGAGCAGGGCAGCGGGCTGCCCAGGCTGCGCGAGCTCATGGCGGAGCGGCTGACCCGGCGCGCGGATGCGGTCAAGTCACGCGGGGTGTTGCTCGCCCTGGAGGACCTGGTGCGGCACGAGCCGCCACCCGTGGGTGGCGACGGGCTGCGCTATCGGCTGGACCGGATCCGTTCCAGGGCGTTCGAGCTGACCGAGCTGGACGTGGTGGACGCGGTGCGGGCGGGAGAGCTGGACCTCCCGGACAGCGAGCGCCGAGCAGTCGAGCGGCTGCTCGGCGCGGCGGGAGCGGACCCTCGGACGCGGCTCGGACTCGCGCCGGATGCGGCGCAGCAGGAGGTCGCGCATGCGGCGGCCGAGCAGCTGGCCAGCTGGCAGCGTCGCGCGGCCAACCCGCTCACCGGGGTCGAGCTGCGGAAGGCGGCCGCCGTGCTCGTCCAGACCTGCGAGCGGCTGATCGTCGGCAGCGACCATTTCCGGACAGGTCCTGTCCGGAAGGGTCCGTAG